From Phenylobacterium montanum, the proteins below share one genomic window:
- a CDS encoding cephalosporin hydroxylase family protein, with amino-acid sequence MITIDEARGQVTVEGPNGTVTHPLASPEAFKIVSDAWIRCGWDTKYVYSFSWMGRPIIQLPDDMVRIQEVIYAIKPDVIIETGVAHGGSLIFYASLCKAMGKGRIVGIDIEIRPHNRKAIEAHEMSSLITLIEGSSVDAATVEQVAAQVKPGETTLVLLDSNHTKAHVLAELEAYGPMVTKGSYIVATDGIMAQVVGAPRSAPDWAWNNPIGAVEAFLPAHPEFVLEEPAFPFNEGVVQDRVTYWPSAYLKRI; translated from the coding sequence ATGATTACGATCGATGAAGCTCGCGGCCAGGTTACGGTCGAGGGGCCGAACGGGACTGTGACCCACCCCCTGGCCTCGCCCGAGGCGTTCAAGATCGTCTCCGACGCCTGGATCCGCTGCGGCTGGGACACCAAGTACGTCTACAGCTTTTCCTGGATGGGCCGGCCGATCATCCAGCTGCCGGACGACATGGTCCGCATCCAGGAGGTGATCTACGCCATCAAGCCGGACGTGATCATCGAGACCGGCGTCGCCCACGGCGGCTCGCTGATCTTCTACGCCAGCCTGTGCAAGGCCATGGGCAAGGGCCGCATCGTCGGCATCGACATCGAGATCCGCCCGCACAACCGCAAGGCCATCGAGGCGCACGAGATGTCGTCCCTGATCACCCTGATCGAGGGCAGCTCGGTGGACGCCGCCACCGTCGAACAGGTCGCCGCCCAGGTGAAGCCGGGCGAGACCACCCTGGTGCTGCTCGATTCCAACCACACCAAGGCCCACGTCCTGGCCGAGCTCGAGGCCTATGGCCCGATGGTGACCAAGGGCTCCTACATCGTCGCCACCGACGGGATCATGGCCCAGGTCGTGGGCGCCCCGCGCTCGGCCCCTGATTGGGCCTGGAACAACCCGATCGGCGCGGTCGAGGCCTTCCTGCCCGCCCATCCGGAGTTCGTGCTGGAGGAGCCGGCTTTCCCGTTCAACGAGGGGGTGGTGCAGGATCGCGTCACCTACTGGCCCAGCGCCTATCTGAAGCGGATCTGA